A window of the Motacilla alba alba isolate MOTALB_02 chromosome 26, Motacilla_alba_V1.0_pri, whole genome shotgun sequence genome harbors these coding sequences:
- the CD46 gene encoding membrane cofactor protein: MKAGAPGWGGPPGPPSCGAASGWLLLALLGLLSVPAARGDCGPPPAMTYSRPSSSSSSFPVGSRVTFTCAEGARRIPGLPDTVECLPGDIWSRLAEPCGRSCAAPTRLRFAALSEEDKRRNFFPVGANVSYVCRPGYENSSQSSPSSTCLQNLTWSQPAELCRRRSCGPPGALPGGRTGPLPDLQLGARVEVLCEDGYKLVGNNFIWCQLKGNDVEWSKLPTCELITCSPPPPISHGRHDGEGVESFAYNSTVTYSCDPNFQLVGNGSIQCGSRDKSSGVWRGATPECKEKSSAARLGAKDTESRAPPKSPQGKGAQPPEKALVWQRKLSLYKKALQNTISPSQSFFRKPVSRNWAASELRFVLPLYKSPKPYSGPSKASLCPPKYMGILPPPGCLQKLKRPRFPSFCGRSSCTARRSWTWWKFWSSKFPSRCRG, encoded by the exons ATGaaggctggagcaccaggatgGGGGGGACCCCCTGGCCCCCCGAGCTGTGGGGCGGCCTCtgggtggctgctcctggccctgctggggctcctcagCGTTCCTGCGGCTCGTG GTGACTGCGGGCCCCCTCCTGCCATGACCTACTCCAggccctccagcagctccagcagcttcccGGTGGGCTCCAGGGTGACGTTCACCTGTGCCGAGGGCGCCCGCAGGATCCCGGGGCTGCCGGACACCGTGGAGTGCCTGCCCGGCGACATCTGGTCCAGGCTGGCCGAGCCCTGCGGCC ggagctgcGCTGCCCCAACCAGGCTGAGGTTTGCCGCCCTGTCCGAGGAGGATaagaggaggaatttcttccctgtCGGCGCCAACGTGAGCTACGTCTGCCGGCCCGGCTACGAGAACTCCTCGCAGAGTTCCCCCTCCAGCACCTGCCTCCAGAACCTGACGTGGTCACAgcctgctgagctgtgcagga ggaggTCCTGTGGCCCCCCAGGGGCGCTGCCCGGGGGGAGGACGGGGCCCCTCCCggacctgcagctgggagcGCGAGTGGAAGTGCTCTGTGAGGACGG GTACAAATTAGTCGGGAATAATTTCATCTGGTGCCAGCTGAAAGGAAACGACGTTGAATGGAGCAAACTTCCGACTTGTGAAT TAATTACCTGCTCTCCACCTCCTCCAATCAGCCACGGGAGGCACGATGGGGAAGGAGTCGAGAGTTTTGCTTATAACTCCACGGTGACCTACAGCTGTGACCCCAACTTCCAGCTGGTGGGGAACGGCAGCATCCagtgtgggagcagggacaaaAGCAGCGGGGTCTGGAGAGGAGCCACACCTGAGTGCAAAG AGAAAAGCTCAGCTGCCAGACTTGGAGCGAAAGACACggagagcagagctcctccCAAGA GTCCCCAGGGAAAGGGAGCCCAGCCCCCTGAGAAGGCTCTCGTGTGGCAGAGGAAGCTCAGCCTCTACAAAAAGGCTCTCCAAAACACCATCTCCccctcccagtccttcttcagGAAACCAG TGAGCAGGAACTGGGCAGCCTCAGAGCTCAGATTTGTTCTACCTTTGTACAAATCCCCCAAACCCTATTCTGGGCCCAGCAAAGCATCCCTGTGTCCTCCGAAGTACATGGGGATCCTTCCCCCGCCTGGCTGCTTGCAGAAGTTAAAACGGCCCAGATTTCCATCATTTTGTGGAa GGAGCTCGTGCACAGCCAGGAGAAGCTGGACGTGGTGGAAGTTCTGGTCCTCCAAATTCCCCAGCCGCTGCAGAGGATGA